In Oryza sativa Japonica Group chromosome 3, ASM3414082v1, one DNA window encodes the following:
- the LOC4333208 gene encoding S-norcoclaurine synthase 1, with product MIDREPAGSSRHGSNMDPSINIPVNRDAITEEVAAAFAESEVIPERYCRPDEVHDGIVVGHDDDEAYELPVVDMEKLLDPELAEAEIAKLGSACQDWGFFQLVNHGVDEQVVNEMKDSTVKFFSLPLESKRTVEIQDNGFEGFGHHYRRASGKLDWAESVILLTQPIQERNPEMWPTNPSSFRDALDKYSAEMTKLAMRIASIMATDLGVDQEALVGAFRDKQQSMAIHHYPPCRHPDKVIGITPHSDGLGLTLLLQLDDTPGLQIRKDGRWLPVRPRPGTFIINVADILEVLTNGAYKSVEHRVLADAEKGRTTIVTFHEAYVDGMVKPIPEVLKLNGAEARYKSIERIEYIKGNFVALSEGTRFLESLKI from the exons ATGATCGATCGTGAGCCTGCGGGTAGTAGTAGGCACGGAAGTAATATGGATCCATCCATCAACATACCGGTCAACAGAGATGCCATCACCGAAGAAGTCGCCGCCGCGTTCGCGGAATCCGAGGTGATCCCCGAGAGGTATTGCCGACCTGATGAGGTCCATGACGGCATCGTCGTTGGCCATGACGATGACGAGGCCTACGAGCTGCCGGTGGTGGACATGGAGAAGCTGCTTGACCCGGAGCTTGCGGAGGCAGAGATTGCAAAGCTTGGTTCTGCATGTCAAGATTGGGGTTTCTTTCAG TTAGTAAACCATGGAGTCGACGAACAAGTGGTGAATGAAATGAAAGACAGCACGGTCAAATTCTTCAGCTTGCCACTAGAAAGCAAAAGGACAGTGGAAATCCAAGACAATGGCTTTGAAGGGTTTGGCCACCATTACAGAAGGGCATCAGGTAAGCTGGACTGGGCGGAGAGCGTGATCCTCCTTACGCAGCCAATCCAAGAGAGAAACCCGGAAATGTGGCCTACAAACCCATCGTCGTTCAG GGATGCACTTGACAAGTACTCCGCCGAGATGACGAAGCTGGCTATGAGGATTGCGAGCATCATGGCTACCGACCTCGGGGTCGACCAGGAGGCTTTGGTTGGCGCCTTTAGGGATAAACAGCAGAGCATGGCCATACACCACTACCCTCCTTGCCGCCACCCAGACAAGGTGATCGGCATCACGCCGCACTCCGATGGTCTCGGCCtgacgctgctgctgcagctcgACGACACGCCCGGCCTGCAGATCAGGAAGGATGGCAGGTGGTTACCAGTGCGACCTCGCCCGGGCACCTTCATCATCAATGTCGCCGACATACTCGAGGTCCTTACCAATGGCGCGTACAAGAGCGTCGAGCACAGAGTACTCGCGGACGCAGAGAAAGGCCGAACCACCATCGTGACATTTCATGAAGCCTATGTCGATGGAATGGTGAAGCCGATCCCGGAGGTGCTCAAGCTCAACGGAGCAGAGGCACGCTACAAGTCCATAGAAAGAATTGAGTATATCAAGGGAAACTTTGTGGCGCTTTCTGAGGGGACACGATTTCTGGAGAGCCTTAAGATATAG
- the LOC4333209 gene encoding protein CONSERVED IN THE GREEN LINEAGE AND DIATOMS 27, chloroplastic, producing the protein MLLRLKAVAVHPAALLGRPRSHDAPQLVGRTGASTTTARRRAARSAVTVTMALKEEPEGSRSGFAGGVPSWDPGLEIQVPFEQRPVNEYSALKDSVLYSWAELSPGSFFLRLGSLWLITFTVLAAPIAAASFSPGKDPLKFVLAAGIGTLLLVSLVVLRIYLGWSYVGDRLLSAVVPYEETGWYDGQMWVKPPEVLARDRLLGSYKVKPVINLLKQTLVGTGALLVGAVSLFAFAAPVEDFLHSVNAPPSAASSKPSLRREELLRLPVEVRQDDDLAAAAAEAADGRPVYCRDRYYRALAGGQYCKWDDLLN; encoded by the exons ATGCTGCTCCGGCTGAAGGCCGTCGCCGTCCATCCGGCGGCGCTCCTTGGGCGACCGCGCAGCCATGACGCACCCCAGCTCGTCGGTCGCACGGgcgcgtcgacgacgacggcgaggcggagggcggcgaggagcgccGTGACGGTGACGATGGCGCTCAAGGAGGAGCCGGAAGGCAGCCGTAGCGGCTTCGCCGGCGGCGTTCCGAGCTGGGACCCCGGGCTGGAGATCCAAGTCCCTTTCGAGCAAAGACCG GTGAACGAGTACTCCGCCCTCAAGGATAGCGTACTCTACTCGTGGGCAGAGCTGAGCCCGGGGTCATTCTTCCTGCGCCTAGGCAGCCTGTGGCTGATCACCTTCACGGTGCTCGCCGCGCCCATTGCAGCTGCAAGTTTCAGTCCAGGAAAG GATCCACTCAAATTCGTGCTAGCAGCTGGGATTGGAACTCTGCTCCTCGTCTCTTTGGTCGTTCTCCGGATTTATCTG GGTTGGAGCTACGTTGGTGATAGGCTGTTGTCGGCGGTTGTGCCGTACGAAGAAACCGGATGGTACGACGGCCAAATGTGGGTCAAGCCACCAGAG gTATTGGCTCGTGACAGGCTCTTGGGATCTTACAAG GTAAAGCCGGTGATTAACCTGCTGAAGCAGACGCTGGTGGGCACCGGCGCTCTGCTGGTCGGCGCGGTGTCGCTGTTCGCGTTCGCGGCCCCCGTCGAGGACTTCCTGCACTCCGTGAACGCACCACCATCCGCTGCCTCCTCCAAGCCCAGTCTCAG AAGGGAGGAGCTGCTGCGTCTGCCCGTGGAGGTGAGGCAagacgacgacctcgccgctgccgccgcggagGCCGCCGACGGACGGCCGGTCTACTGCAGGGACCGCTACTACCGGGCGCTCGCCGGCGGGCAGTACTGCAAGTGGGACGACCTGCTCAACTGA